cctcatgaatcacaaacatcctcatgaaccacaacaaacatcctcatgaaccacaacaaacatcctcatgaaccacaacaaacatcctcatgaacctcaaacatcctcatgaaccacaaacatcctcatgaaccacaaacatcctcatgaaccacaacaaacatcctcatgaaccacaacaaacatcctcatgaaccacaacaaacatcctcatgaaccacaacaaacatcctcatgaaccacaaacatcctcatgaacctcaaacatcctcatgaacctcaacaaacatcctcatgaaccacaacaaacatcctcatgaaccacaaacatcctcatgaaccacaaacatcctcatgaatcacaaacatcctcatgaaccacaacaaacacCCTCATGAACCTCAACAAACACCCTCATGAAcctcaaacatcctcatgaacctcAACAAACACCCTCATGAAcctcaaacatcctcatgaacctcaaacatcctcatgaacctcaaacatcctcatgaacctcaacaaacatcctcatgaatcacaaacatcctcatgaaccacaacaaacatcctcatgaaccacaacaaacatcctcatgaacctcaaacatcctcatgaaccacaacaaacatcctcatgaaccacaaacatcctcatgaaccacaaacatcctcatgaaccacaaacatcctcatgaacctcaaacatcctcatgaaccacaacaaacatcctcatgaaccacaaacatcctcatgaatcacaaacatcctcatgaaccacaacaaacatcctcatgaatcacaaacatcctcatgaaccacaacaaacatcctcatgaaccacaacaaacatcctcatgaaccacaacaaacatcctcatgaaccacaacaaacatcctcatgaaccacaaacatcctcatgaaccacaaacatcctcatgaatcacaaacatcctcatgaaccacaaacatcctcatgaaccacaaacatcctcatgaaccacaaacatcctcatgaaccacaacaaacatcctcatgaaccacaaacatcctcatgaaccacaaacatcctcatgaaccacaaacatcctcatgaatcacaaacatcctcatgaaccacaacaaacatcctcatgaaccacaaacatcctcatgaaccacaaacatcctcatgaatcacaaacatcctcatgaaccacaacaaacatcctcatgaacctcaaacatcctcatgaaccacaaacatcctcatgaacctcaaacatcctcatgaatcacaaacatcctcatgaaccacaacaaacatcctcatgaaccacaacaaacatcctcatgaaccacaaacatcctcatgaacctcAACAACCTGATGAATCATGATTTCAATGTTTTCTCTCAGACACGTTCAACACGATGGACAAAGATAACTCAGGAACCATCGAGCTGAGCATTCTGGAGGTgagaaggtttttttcttcagtgatTATAACAAATATGTCTGAAAGTCAGTTGTGACGTtgatgtgttttcctgcagtggCTGAACGTGTCTATGCTCTGAAGAACCAGGACCCGTCTGATTCAGGACGTTCAGACCTGCACGGACACGtttgaataaatataatctGATCACGTTTTAATGAGAAACTAATGAGCTCGTTAAACAATTATTAATCAATGAATTCAGAATAAAGAGAATTTTAAaacagaatctgtgtttttatttcttttaaaacaaagaaacattcaaatcaataaaatgtcCATTTAAATAACGATCTAAGTTAAATAGTGGGCTGGTGTTGAATCCTCCACCAGGAGGCGCTGTGACTTCATGTCACCTCTCTTCAAGACATCATCGTTGTGTTTTGTGTCGGGCAAACTCCTCTGCCCACCTCAGAGcctctgtgatgtcactgctgcTTCCTGTTCCCTTGGCAACCACTGCTGTGCCCCCAGCACTCCCCCCGAGGTGCTGACACAGCGCCAGCGCCCAATCAGAGGCCGGGAGAGAGTTCGCATCCTGAGGAGGGAagaacacatttacacaaaccaACCCGAGATGTTAATGACATGGCGGTGAGGCGAACACAGAAGAATTGAATGGAGCTGACCGGTGAGTCGAGGTTACCTTGGGAACCTGACAGGCACAGAGAACCTTCCCAGAATGCCTCTGGTGAGCGAGCAGCATCACGTAACTGAGAGGAGAAACGGCGCTCACCTGGTTCACCGTCTTCATCAAAACCTggaatttgtattcattttacCTTCTCCACTTtggttaaaatatttttctgattCATAACAACAGTTCGTTACAGAGCAACCAATCAGCACAGTGCTGTCTGGGAGGCGGAGCTACAGGGACATCAGGTTCTCACCGACAGAGAGTCCGTCTCCAACGAGTCCACCAGCAGAACCTTCCTGCCGTTCTTCTCCAGCAGGGCCTGAGCATTACCTGCAGCCTGAgcaaagcatgatgggaaaacAGAATAGAATCACCATCCTGTGGTCGTACAGCTCTGTCCACCATGACCACTCAACTCTCATCACCTCATTTATGAGTTCAACTGAGCGTTTGTatcaaatctgaagaaattccctcttGATATTATGTAAAGAACGTTTAGCCTCTGGCCACGTTCACTAGTGTGAAGACAAAAACCTCAGGGACAACAGGTCATCGGTTAGAACAGGCGGTTCAGGTGTGACTGAGGCGTCACTCAGGTGTGAGCGCTCACCTCTCTGGTCTCCAGCCTCCTGACGGCCGTGTTGCTGCTCCTCTGCAGAGCTCTGAGTCGATGCTGCAGTTCTCTGCGCTGCCACTGGGGGATGGGTGTGGTATCTACAGTCTGACAGAAACAGCAAATTGATCCATGGCTGCGTTCAAATCCTCCATTTTGCTTTTGAACCTTTTTtaactgagtgaaatgaccTGAAGTGTTTCTACAGCCGCCATGAGAAGAACTTGTCTAATTCTCTAAATGATGAGGAAACCACAGTACGCAGTGCATTCTGGGTAGGATACCTACATCAGAGAGGACTCCAACCTCCTTGGCGAGGCGCTGGGCAGAGTCAAGATGGGAGTGGGCGGAGTCTGTTAGTCTGGCTGCCAGAGAATCCACATCCTCAGACAAAACCTGACCCGCCTCCCGAGCCTGGACACAAccactttacatttttttcagacTTTAACCTTTCTAACATCGAGAGCAGACAGGATGTGATGTCACTGACCCTTGTTGCTTCCTGTCCCGTCACAGCGATGATGCGACTGATTCCTTTGACCATCTGTCTTTCAGAGACAATCACCAGATCCTCGATAGCTCCGGTCTTAAGCAGGTGACTgaacagagacaggaagcagcggTGACAGGTTCACACTTCCTGTTGATGTTTCACAGCTTTCAAAATAAGTTGATCAAACATCCgtttcctgtgtgttgttgtgtacaTGCAACaggtgtgtgtttcagtctcaCGTTCCACAGCAGAGCTCCACagacgtctgtctgtctgtcttatcGTCCAATAGCTCAGAAACAGGGACCGCGACCGACACCACGCGGACAGGGTCAGGATACACCTGAGACAGGAAGTTACAGACGGTCAGTGCACCTACAGAGAGACGGACCAGGTCTAATGGTGGACTGACATTCACCTCGTCCACTGTTCTCAGTCCCTTGATGCTCCTGGCGGTCTGCAGAGGAAGCTCCTGGCTGTGGAcgatctgattggctgagacgATGTCGTTAACACACTTCTCTACTTGCTGCAGCTGAGAGACGCTCAGAGAACCCTGAGGTAGAGAACACGTtacaaccacaacacacacctgATTGGTCAGTGTCAGgtagacagtgagacagacatgtagacagtgagacagacatgtagacagtgagacagacagacagtgtttGACCTTGACAGTGAAGTCGAAGCGGAGTCGATCAGCTGACACATGAGaacctctctgatgaactgaagaACCAAGAACTGTCTTCAGAGAAAAGTTCAACAGGTGAGTCGCTGTGTGTCTCACCATACACGACCACCTGTGACtctaaacacagagacagacacacacgtccATCTTTAAGTTTCACATGCACTCGATATATAACATCAGACCTGAACGTAACTGAGGACAGCTCCAggatctacttcctgtttacctcATCCAGGTGTAAGTGGACCTTGTCTCCAGTCTTCAGAAGCTCAGTGGCGGTCACCTGATGGACCACGTACCCCCCTGCCACAACCACGTGCTCCACAGGAAACAGCACGTCCTTAGAGACAGGAAACACCTGGGATCATGACTCATCTGGACCTGCACCTACCCACAATGCCCTTCCTATGTGCACGGTCCACTCACCTGCAGTCCATCCCGGGTGAAGTAGCCCTGGTCATGTGACTGCCCCCCCTGCTCAGAGTAGAAACACGTCCGATCCAGGATGACGCCACAGCGCTGACCCTCAGTGACCTCTGACACCAGAGTCTGACCGTCGTACAGCGCCAGGACCGTTGCACTGCATTCAGGGAAAACTGCAAAGAGAGACGATGGTTACCTGTGTGAAGCGAGCTGAGGTCAGGTGTGTTACCGGTGCAGGTTCACCATGTCCCACCGTATTGTTCCTCTTCCTGTCGGTACCGGTACTTGAGGCTGTCGTCGGTGTGAGGAACGGTGAGACGCTGCAGCTCCGCCAGGGAGACGACGTCCAGCATCAACTGAGACTGCTCACCTGACCGCACCTCTGACGCCACCTGAAGTACACAGACAGGcgtctgatgacatcatcacttaCCTGAGAGTTCACGGTTCACTACTGTTAATGATCAGGTCtggtttcacaataaaagccccTTGTCTGCTTCACAGGAAGTCATGCAGCCCCTTCACAATTAAAGTTGGGAGTCAACAGGTGCATTGTAGGAGCTGGTTTCCATAGTAACCTTTTGGTTCTCTGCAATGAGTCGGTCCAGCTCCTGACGGTCGACCTggactcctctctcctccaacaTCAGGTCGACCAGGTCCAGAGGAAAACCCAGATCCCTGTGTAGAGACCAGACCAccgagactgagagagagagagagagggagagaggggggggggggggagagagagagagagagagagagagagagagagagagagagagggagagggagggggggggggagagagagagagagggagagagagaaatagagagggagagagagggagagagagaaatagagagggagagagagagagagagagagggggggggagagagagagggggggggggggagagagggagagagagagggagagagagagggggggggggagagggagagagagagggggggagagagagagagaggggggggggggggagagagagagggagagagagagggagagggagagagagagagagggggggagagagagagagagagggagagagagaggggggggagggagagagggagagagagggggggagagagagagagagagagggagagagagagggagagagagagagagagagagagggagagagagagagagagagagagggagagagagaggggggggagggagagagggagagagagggggggagagagagagagagagagggagagagagagggagagagagagagagagagagagagggggggagggagagagggggggagagggagagagagggagagagagagagggagagatcatCGTTGGTTTCTACAAACTGAGTTAATATAATAAGACAATATGACTCTGCTTTACTGTGTTTGTGGGAAATAGAATTTAGTTTGACGATTATtgacaaaatatatattgtcaataaaaatgatgatgatgattatttgtCGACGGTCGACAACTTGTTACGTTAAGGACACGAGGGTATTCTGAAGCATTGTAGTGAGTGAGAGGGTGAACTGACCAGGGAAGACTCCATGTTTGTAGTCCATTTTGTTGAGCGTGCGGTGGATGAGCCTGCTGCCCTGCTGCAGAGACGACAGGAAGTGAGCCTCATTCTCGTTAACGATGTCCATGATCTGAAGGAAGAACACAGGCTGTCAATCAACAGctgctgtgacatcactcagctgatgtcatttccacaaataaaatgatgtcACAGCCTCAGAGAAACTgaaacatgtgaatgtgtgactCACTCGGTCGACCTCCGTGTGGAGCTCAGGATACACGCCACCCTGCGGATGAGTGGGCGGGGTTAATGACATTCCTACAGGTTAcctcgtgtttttttttttaaatgtatatatgacaCGAGGTGACTTGTTAAAAACTTAGTGAAGTTCTAAATTAGACCGGTCAGAGGGattatgggaaatgtatttTACCAGGGTGTGGGCAACCGTAGGAACCAGGCTGGCCAGCGCTCCCTGAGGAGCCTGGAGGACCTCGACACAAAAACGAACTGCTCTGCGTAAAATCCTCCTCAACACCAACCtgatacacagaaacacaaaatactcAAAGTGCTCGTGTCGCTCTGTAGAAACTGACAGCTGATTGGTAGAAGACTCACTCGGCTCCCGACATGCCGGGATGAACGCCGTCTGCAATGCAGACTGATAGAGTGCGGATGTGATCGGCCACCACCCTGTACGCCATGTCCACCTTCCTCTGGTCAGCTGCACCCGTCAGGACGCCGTACGCCccaacctttgacctctgaggaCAGACACATAACTATGGCAACAGACTCGAACTATCACCCTGAGAACCAACACATCGCcatgacaacaacaacctgTCAGAATTCACAACACCTGGTAAGTCATGGATAATGTGCAGGTGGTCCAGGTGTAGCTGCGTACCTGGTGGATGGCGTGGAGCAGGGGGGTGAACAGGTCGGTGTCGTAGTTTGATCTTTTTCCCTGCAGGACGCTCACCAGTCTCTCCAGACCCATCCCAGTGTCCACACTGAACTGAGGCAGCAGACGAAGACTGTGGTCCGTCTCCCTGACAACACACcaggttttattttggtgtgagtgtgtgtgtgtgagtgtgtgtgagagtgtgtgtgtgtgtgtgtgtgtgtgtgtgtgtgagtgtgtgtgtgtgtacctgttaTACTGAATGAAGACCAGGTTCCAGATCTCCACCACATCAGGACTGTCTGCGTTGACCAGCTTGGTGGCGTCTCGTCCCCCGATGTGGTCATAGTGGATCTCAGTGCAGGGGCCACAGGGGCCCGACTCTCCCATCTCCCAGAAGTTCTCCTTGAGGCCGAATGGCAGGAGGCGACTGGGGGGGACCCTGAGGAGCAGACATCATCACTGAACTTCAGTCTGATCCAGACCCAGACCCTTACCCCTTCAGTCTCAGTCTCGTACCCAATGTCCAACCAGATGTGTCGAGTCTCCTCATCAGCTGACAAACCCGACCTGGCATCACCAGCAAAATAAGACACGTAGAGTCTGTCTGCAGGGATCCCATAATGTTCTGTGAGGAGGTTCCACGCCATCGAACACGCCtcctcctgaaaacacacacacacgaatcaCTGTGACGCTGGACAGGTTCATCCTcttccaaacaggaagtgacctctgaccttgaaGTAGTCTCCAAACGACCAGTTTCCCAGCATCTCGAAGAAGGTGTGGTGATACACGTCCCGGCCCACGTCCTCCAGGTCGTTGTGTTTGCCTCCGGCTCGGACACATTTCTGGCTGTTGACCACTCTGCGGTACGAGGCCATCGAGCTGCGGGGGTCCACCGTGCCCAGGAAGACGGGCTTAAACTGAACAAAGAGCAAGAATGATGAAACGAAAACCAtcacacttctgtctgtccGGGGGTTGGATGGTAGTTTCACTCTCTTTTCAGGGTTAAGAtttatataaactacagactgtataaatactacagactgtataaatactacagactgtatataaactacagactgtatataaactacagactgtatctACAGAccgtatataaactacagactgtatataaactacagactgtatctACAGAccgtatataaactacagactgcgCTTATAGAGATGAGGTAAGGGGCTTGGTAACATGGTGCCAAGTCAACAACCTGTCTCTCAACGTCTGCAAGACCAAGGAGATGATCGTGGActtcaggaagctgcagagggggGGTCACGATCCCATACACATCGAGGGAGCTGTAGTGGAGAGAGTCTCCGACTTCAAATTCCTCGGTGTGTTCATCAAGGATGACCTTACCTGGTCCAGACAAGCGGACTCGGCGGTCAAAACCTCCCAAAAAcgcctgtacttcctgaggagactcAAGAAGTTTGGCATGTCTGCCAAAACTTTAACAAACTTTTACAGAtgcaccattgagagcatcCTCTCAGGCTGCATTACTGCCTGGTATGGTAGCTGCTCCGCTGCTGATCGTAAGgccctgcagagggtggtgaagacagcggaGCGTATCATCGGCTGCCATCTCCCTTCCGTGCAAGGCATCTACAACACAAGATGCCTGAGAAAAGCACGGAACATCATAAAGGACCACAGCCACCCAGGCTATGGaatcctcacactgctgccgtctggaAGACGTTACCGGAGCATCCGAGCACGGActaccagactcacaaacagctttttcccccaggccgtaaggcttctgaaccagcaacactgacccactgaacagtcacatcaccatgtacattctgctccctcattcatacaactacacttactacacatatattatttaatttaatacttaatttaatatcccgcactccttcaccctgtaaactgctgctagcccctcatttaaattcaaatttaaactgttgtactatgttatatgttaaaagttatatgttgttactatgttgtatgttaaatgttatgttaaatgttatatgtcactaggttatatgttaaatgttatgttaaatgttatttactaggttaatgttaaatgttatgttaaatgtgttatgttaaatgtgttatgttaaatgttatatgttactatgttatatgtcatatgttattatatatatttttttattttttattttatttttcattttatattttttattttatttttcattttatattttttatttttatcttgtatttcccgtctactgcgtagatgttgcctgccatgtcacaagaatttcactgctctgatgacgctaagttatttggtgcatgtgacaataaactttgatttgatttgatttgatttgactgtatataaactacagactgtataaatactacagactgtatataaactacagactgtataaatactacagactgtatataaactacagactgtatataaactacagactgtgtataaatactacagactgtatataaactacagaccgtatataaactacagactgtatataaactacagactgtatataaactacagaccgtatataaactacagaccgtatataaactacagactgtataaatactacagactgtatataaactacagactgtatctacagactgtataaatactacagactgtatataaactacagaccgTATATAAACtgcagactgtatataaactacagactgtatctacagactgtatataaactacagactgtataaatactacagactgtatataaactacatactgtataaatactacactgtatataaactacagactgtatataaactacagactgtatatatactACAGAccgtatataaactacagactgtataaatactacagactgtatataaactacagaccgtatataaactacagactgtatataaactacagaccgtatataaactacagactgtataaata
This is a stretch of genomic DNA from Paralichthys olivaceus isolate ysfri-2021 chromosome 8, ASM2471397v2, whole genome shotgun sequence. It encodes these proteins:
- the aars2 gene encoding alanine--tRNA ligase, mitochondrial isoform X1, encoding MFRFGLWRLRQLGGPPGLLSDRSARSFSGCPPELPAALVRSTFLEFFRKKHGHLLVPSSPVRPRGDPSLLFVNAGMNQFKPVFLGTVDPRSSMASYRRVVNSQKCVRAGGKHNDLEDVGRDVYHHTFFEMLGNWSFGDYFKEEACSMAWNLLTEHYGIPADRLYVSYFAGDARSGLSADEETRHIWLDIGVPPSRLLPFGLKENFWEMGESGPCGPCTEIHYDHIGGRDATKLVNADSPDVVEIWNLVFIQYNRETDHSLRLLPQFSVDTGMGLERLVSVLQGKRSNYDTDLFTPLLHAIHQRSKVGAYGVLTGAADQRKVDMAYRVVADHIRTLSVCIADGVHPGMSGAELVLRRILRRAVRFCVEVLQAPQGALASLVPTVAHTLGGVYPELHTEVDRIMDIVNENEAHFLSSLQQGSRLIHRTLNKMDYKHGVFPVSVVWSLHRDLGFPLDLVDLMLEERGVQVDRQELDRLIAENQKVASEVRSGEQSQLMLDVVSLAELQRLTVPHTDDSLKYRYRQEEEQYVFPECSATVLALYDGQTLVSEVTEGQRCGVILDRTCFYSEQGGQSHDQGYFTRDGLQVFPVSKDVLFPVEHVVVAGGYVVHQVTATELLKTGDKVHLHLDESHRWSCMVRHTATHLLNFSLKTVLGSSVHQRGSHVSADRLRFDFTVKGSLSVSQLQQVEKCVNDIVSANQIVHSQELPLQTARSIKGLRTVDEVYPDPVRVVSVAVPVSELLDDKTDRQTSVELCCGTHLLKTGAIEDLVIVSERQMVKGISRIIAVTGQEATRAREAGQVLSEDVDSLAARLTDSAHSHLDSAQRLAKEVGVLSDTVDTTPIPQWQRRELQHRLRALQRSSNTAVRRLETREAAGNAQALLEKNGRKVLLVDSLETDSLSVLMKTVNQVSAVSPLSYVMLLAHQRHSGKVLCACQVPKDANSLPASDWALALCQHLGGSAGGTAVVAKGTGSSSDITEALRWAEEFARHKTQR
- the aars2 gene encoding alanine--tRNA ligase, mitochondrial isoform X2 — its product is MFRFGLWRLRQLGGPPGLLSDRSARSFSGCPPELPAALVRSTFLEFFRKKHGHLLVPSSPVRPRGDPSLLFVNAGMNQFKPVFLGTVDPRSSMASYRRVVNSQKCVRAGGKHNDLEDVGRDVYHHTFFEMLGNWSFGDYFKEEACSMAWNLLTEHYGIPADRLYVSYFAGDARSGLSADEETRHIWLDIGVPPSRLLPFGLKENFWEMGESGPCGPCTEIHYDHIGGRDATKLVNADSPDVVEIWNLVFIQYNRETDHSLRLLPQFSVDTGMGLERLVSVLQGKRSNYDTDLFTPLLHAIHQRSKVGAYGVLTGAADQRKVDMAYRVVADHIRTLSVCIADGVHPGMSGAELVLRRILRRAVRFCVEVLQAPQGALASLVPTVAHTLGGVYPELHTEVDRIMDIVNENEAHFLSSLQQGSRLIHRTLNKMDYKHGVFPVSVVWSLHRDLGFPLDLVDLMLEERGVQVDRQELDRLIAENQKVASEVRSGEQSQLMLDVVSLAELQRLTVPHTDDSLKYRYRQEEEQYVFPECSATVLALYDGQTLVSEVTEGQRCGVILDRTCFYSEQGGQSHDQGYFTRDGLQDVLFPVEHVVVAGGYVVHQVTATELLKTGDKVHLHLDESHRWSCMVRHTATHLLNFSLKTVLGSSVHQRGSHVSADRLRFDFTVKGSLSVSQLQQVEKCVNDIVSANQIVHSQELPLQTARSIKGLRTVDEVYPDPVRVVSVAVPVSELLDDKTDRQTSVELCCGTHLLKTGAIEDLVIVSERQMVKGISRIIAVTGQEATRAREAGQVLSEDVDSLAARLTDSAHSHLDSAQRLAKEVGVLSDTVDTTPIPQWQRRELQHRLRALQRSSNTAVRRLETREAAGNAQALLEKNGRKVLLVDSLETDSLSVLMKTVNQVSAVSPLSYVMLLAHQRHSGKVLCACQVPKDANSLPASDWALALCQHLGGSAGGTAVVAKGTGSSSDITEALRWAEEFARHKTQR